Proteins encoded by one window of Cylindrospermum stagnale PCC 7417:
- the nagA gene encoding N-acetylglucosamine-6-phosphate deacetylase encodes MITATQNLIPTNLDIINARVPGYQDLQMLSINQFGIIEQILPMGTVPAKDSQVLDVAGDWISLGGVDLQINGALGLAFPDLSAENAHIIPEISQFLWDVGVDGYLPTLVTTSVENIQRSLAVIANLTAGSGAQILGVHLEGPFLNYGKRGAHPAEYLLPLTMNEVKRVLGDYAHVVKVITLAPELDRTGEVIPYLRSLGITVSLGHSQATAEQAQQAFALGATMVTHAFNAMPPLHHREPGLLGAAITHPDVMCSLIADGQHVSPIMLQILLGASKGLFLVSDALSPLGLPDGVYPWDSRQIEIINGTARLADGTLSGTTLPLLVGVQNLVKWGISDVENAIFLATDAPRLAISLPGISPNQPANLLRWHDDEATKELTWQRLS; translated from the coding sequence ATGATCACAGCGACACAAAACCTCATCCCGACAAACCTAGATATTATCAACGCACGAGTACCAGGTTATCAAGATTTGCAGATGCTCTCGATTAACCAATTCGGGATAATTGAGCAGATTCTGCCAATGGGCACAGTTCCAGCCAAAGACTCGCAAGTGTTGGATGTCGCTGGTGACTGGATTTCCTTGGGTGGCGTTGATTTGCAAATTAACGGCGCTTTGGGTTTAGCATTTCCCGACTTATCAGCTGAAAATGCTCACATTATCCCAGAAATTTCCCAATTTTTGTGGGATGTCGGCGTAGATGGATATTTGCCAACCCTGGTGACAACTTCTGTAGAAAATATTCAGCGATCGCTAGCCGTCATTGCTAATCTTACAGCGGGTTCAGGTGCCCAGATTCTCGGAGTCCATCTAGAAGGTCCATTTTTAAACTACGGTAAGCGTGGCGCACATCCAGCAGAGTACCTGTTACCCCTCACCATGAATGAAGTGAAGCGGGTTTTAGGTGATTATGCCCATGTTGTCAAAGTCATTACCTTAGCACCAGAGTTAGACAGGACTGGCGAAGTAATTCCATATTTGCGTTCTTTAGGAATTACCGTCAGTTTAGGACATTCTCAAGCAACAGCAGAGCAAGCCCAACAAGCCTTTGCCCTAGGTGCCACAATGGTAACTCATGCTTTCAACGCCATGCCACCATTGCATCACCGTGAACCAGGGTTATTAGGCGCAGCAATTACCCATCCTGATGTCATGTGTAGCTTGATTGCTGATGGTCAGCACGTTTCGCCGATCATGTTGCAAATTCTCCTCGGTGCCAGTAAAGGGTTATTCCTCGTTAGCGACGCCCTCTCTCCTTTAGGATTACCCGATGGGGTGTATCCTTGGGATAGTCGGCAAATTGAAATTATCAACGGTACCGCCAGATTAGCCGATGGCACTTTATCGGGGACGACTTTACCCTTATTAGTAGGGGTGCAAAATTTAGTCAAGTGGGGGATAAGTGATGTTGAGAATGCTATATTCCTAGCTACAGATGCCCCCCGCTTGGCAATTAGTTTACCGGGAATTTCCCCAAATCAACCCGCTAATTTATTGCGCTGGCATGACGATGAAGCTACAAAAGAACTAACTTGGCAAAGATTAAGCTAA
- the purE gene encoding 5-(carboxyamino)imidazole ribonucleotide mutase — translation MSPQIGIIMGSDSDLPTMKEAIAVCAEFAVEYEVAIVSAHRTPQRMVEYAQLAHQRGLKVIIAGAGGAAHLPGMVASLTPLPVIGVPVATRNLQGVDSLYSIVQMPDGIPVATVAIGNAKNAGLLAVQILATQQPELMQRVQEYRQTLSESVIVKQAKLEQLGYEQYLKQMF, via the coding sequence ATGAGTCCCCAAATCGGTATTATTATGGGCAGCGATTCTGATTTGCCTACGATGAAAGAAGCGATCGCAGTTTGTGCAGAATTTGCCGTTGAGTACGAAGTGGCGATCGTTTCTGCCCACCGTACCCCTCAACGGATGGTGGAATATGCACAACTTGCACACCAACGCGGACTTAAAGTAATTATCGCTGGCGCGGGCGGTGCAGCTCATCTCCCCGGTATGGTAGCATCTTTAACGCCATTACCCGTAATTGGCGTACCCGTAGCCACCCGTAACTTGCAAGGCGTTGATTCATTGTATTCAATTGTCCAAATGCCAGATGGTATCCCCGTAGCCACAGTGGCGATCGGTAATGCTAAAAATGCCGGACTTTTAGCAGTGCAAATTTTGGCTACCCAGCAACCAGAATTAATGCAAAGAGTCCAAGAATATCGCCAAACCCTATCCGAATCGGTAATAGTAAAACAAGCCAAACTCGAACAACTCGGTTATGAGCAATATTTAAAACAGATGTTCTAG